Proteins co-encoded in one Malus domestica chromosome 09, GDT2T_hap1 genomic window:
- the LOC139187917 gene encoding LOW QUALITY PROTEIN: ATP synthase subunit a (The sequence of the model RefSeq protein was modified relative to this genomic sequence to represent the inferred CDS: inserted 1 base in 1 codon; deleted 1 base in 1 codon; substituted 2 bases at 2 genomic stop codons), whose protein sequence is MPFRRVQGEAHTEALELTGLVPNLLEQFANLPLISMHIGNLYFSLTNPSLFMLLFLNLVPLLVHFVTKNKEGNSVPYAXQSLVKLIYDFVLNLVNEQTGGLSRNVKQKFFSRISVTFTFLLFRNPLGMIPYNFTVTSHFLXYLDLSFSILLVLPXWDSKKKGLHFLSFSLPVEVPLQLAPFLVLLELIPLVFAAYKRGKLFQNFLSPSLYIKLRKK, encoded by the exons atgccTTTTCGCAGAGTACAAGGTGAAGCCCATACGGAGGCTTTGGAGCTAACGGGGCTCGTCCCCAACCTACTTGAGCAATTTGCCAATCTAC caTTGATTTCTATGCATATAGGAAACTTGTATTTCTCATTGACAAATCCTTCTTTGTTTATGTTGCTATTTCTCAATTTGGTCCCACTTCTGGTTCATTTTGTtactaaaaacaaagaaggaaactCAGTACCATATGCCTAGCAATCCTTGGTAAAGCTTATTTATGATTTCGTCTTGAACCTAGTAAACGAACAAACAGGTGGTCTTTCCAGAAATGTAAAACAAAAGTTTTTCTCTCGCATCTCGGTCACTTTtaca tttttgttatttcgTAATCCCTTAGGTATGATACCTTATAACTTTACGGTTACAAGTCATTTTC AATATTTGGATCTctcattttctattttattagtGTTACCATAATGGGATtccaaaaaaaaagggcttcATTTTTTAAGCTTTTCATTACCCGTAGAAGTCCCACTGCAGTTGGCACCCTTTTTAGTACTCCTTGAGCTAATTCCTCTTGTTTTCGCAGCTTATAAAAGAGGCAAactatttcaaaattttctttcccCATCTCTCTACATCAAATTGcgaaagaaataa